From the Desertibacillus haloalkaliphilus genome, one window contains:
- a CDS encoding Ig-like domain-containing protein — protein sequence MKKFMSKTIVTAVALSLVLSAPLHAAANNGKGNPGHSGNNGNNGKGQPKQERVLPNQEKKEERGPKQQSDKHIAKIDDRLDRIESDIYSVRTDIASYFDITFDNEQQNNDETVEVSEEEEREGAEEAHSNEIESDETKSAGEESTTENDAEVVAQAKVEESDEDSSHEEATEEDVNENAASEDENNQNDEEASDEEGMVDELEEELQELENQRHHSFAGKLNAQLNKLNAVENRLGKGSLKSSEATEEVAERVEQLRELAEGTLSTLREKQSSLVDRIVNDENNKEFEQEDVSPVSADKTWSIQFSTKLNASTVNSENFIVSNSEEEIIEVDITYNEATGTVTIEPVETFVTGEAYMLFISSDVTSEEGQKLVESITMSFSIE from the coding sequence ATGAAGAAGTTTATGTCGAAAACAATAGTCACTGCAGTAGCATTAAGTTTAGTGCTATCAGCTCCGTTACATGCTGCAGCAAACAATGGAAAAGGAAATCCAGGTCATAGCGGAAATAACGGAAACAATGGAAAGGGTCAGCCTAAACAAGAACGAGTACTTCCTAACCAAGAGAAAAAGGAAGAGAGAGGACCTAAACAACAATCAGATAAACATATTGCGAAAATCGATGATCGGTTGGACCGTATCGAAAGTGATATTTATAGTGTACGTACAGATATAGCTAGTTATTTTGATATTACTTTTGATAATGAACAACAAAACAATGATGAAACTGTGGAAGTAAGTGAAGAAGAAGAACGAGAGGGTGCTGAAGAGGCCCACTCAAATGAAATAGAATCAGACGAAACAAAGTCGGCTGGAGAAGAATCTACTACCGAAAATGACGCCGAAGTGGTAGCGCAAGCGAAGGTAGAAGAATCTGATGAAGACTCTAGTCACGAAGAGGCAACTGAAGAAGATGTTAATGAGAACGCGGCTTCCGAAGATGAAAATAATCAAAATGACGAAGAAGCAAGCGATGAAGAAGGTATGGTTGATGAGTTAGAAGAGGAGTTACAAGAATTAGAAAACCAGCGTCATCATAGCTTTGCTGGTAAATTAAATGCGCAATTAAATAAATTAAATGCTGTCGAAAACCGATTAGGGAAAGGCTCCCTTAAGAGCAGTGAAGCTACCGAAGAAGTAGCTGAAAGAGTGGAACAGCTGCGGGAATTAGCAGAGGGCACACTTTCTACGTTAAGAGAAAAGCAAAGTTCATTAGTTGACCGTATCGTTAACGATGAAAACAATAAGGAATTCGAACAAGAAGATGTATCTCCGGTATCTGCTGATAAAACGTGGTCGATTCAGTTTAGTACTAAGCTTAATGCATCAACCGTAAACAGTGAAAACTTTATTGTGTCGAACTCTGAGGAAGAAATAATTGAAGTTGATATTACTTATAATGAAGCAACGGGTACCGTAACTATTGAGCCTGTCGAAACGTTCGTCACAGGTGAAGCATATATGTTGTTCATTAGTAGTGATGTTACATCTGAAGAAGGACAAAAGTTAGTGGAGTCAATTACAATGAGCTTCTCAATCGAATAA